The segment ACAATAAAAATCATCGAGAAGCTTATCACAAATTCCTGTCTGAAGGTGGTAAAATTGCCGCTGAAAAAACTCAGATTGACCTGCAATTAGAACAAACCAGGAAAGCCACCCAAAATCAGCGAGAAAGTCTGTGTGAACTAGCCGCAGGAAGCCTCCCCTTAGCTTTGATTCAACCCCTCCTGATCGCTGCCGAAAAGCAAGGAGACAAGGAAACTCGCTATGCCCAAGCCCAAGCAGCGCAGGAGTTGATTAAAGAACGCGATCGACGTTTATTAGATAAACTCAATCAGCTAAAAATAACTGCCCCAAAAATCAAACAAATTCAAACATTTCTGGATGCCGAAAATGAAAACCTCATCCAAGATATTGACATATCGGAAGACCTCTGGTTAGGGGCTGATAGCGAGACTCTAAAAAAACTCGATATCTTATTAAATCACGAACTCGATCGAGAAATCAAAACCGCCCAAGACCAACTAACATATCTGCAACAATTAGAAACAGAAATCGACTCCCTGGAAAGACAACTCGCCGCTGCTGCTGCCCCCGAAATATATCAGCAATTAGTTGATGCCGTCAGCGAAACCAAGAACCAAGTATTAAAAGTAGAAATTGCCATAGAAAAAGCCGAACGATTAAAAAAAGACATCGAAATTGCGATCGCGCAACTCAAAAAAGACCTCCTTGCCTATGGCGAAGAAGTAATGAACCGCAAAAACACCGACCACATCATCGCTTCCGCCGCCAAAGTGCAAAGAACCTTGCAACTATTCCGCGAGAAACTTACCCTCAAAAAACTCAACAAACTAGAAATTCAAGTAACCGAATGTTTCCGCTATCTCCTGCACAAATCCAACTTAGTCCATCGCGTCGTCATCGATGCCAATAACTACAGCCTTTCCCTCTTCGATCCCGAAGGAAAACCAGTACCCAAACATCGCCTATCCGCTGGAGAAAAACAACTATTAGCCATTGCCTTCTTATGGGGATTAGCCAGAGTTTCCGGACGGCAATTACCTGTTGCGATCGATACTCCATTAGGACGATTAGATTCATCCCATCGCAGCAATTTAGTCGAGAAATATTTCCCCTCAGCTTCTCATCAAGTCATCTTACTTTCCACCGATACAGAGATAGGAAAAACCGAAGTAGAGAACTTAGAAAAACAAGAAGCGATCGCGCGGAAATACTTGTTGAAATATAATGTTG is part of the Leptolyngbyaceae cyanobacterium genome and harbors:
- the dndD gene encoding DNA sulfur modification protein DndD, whose amino-acid sequence is MKFIELVLQNFGPYAGRQVINLSPEENGKSCPIILFGGMNGGGKTTLMDAIRLALYGQRAQCSTRGNLGYSDFLTQCVNRHTPPTEKTRIELLFEHIEYNQVIELRIVRYWTANPKDGKDHLGILDGEWPDTALAETWDEYIENLLPLGISNLFLFDGEQVKELADLDTPPPLVVDAIKSLLGLELVDRLSVDLDILVSRKRKQLAGAKELADLDEIDRQLKQYNEDLQGVTQNIANLNNQLEINNKNHREAYHKFLSEGGKIAAEKTQIDLQLEQTRKATQNQRESLCELAAGSLPLALIQPLLIAAEKQGDKETRYAQAQAAQELIKERDRRLLDKLNQLKITAPKIKQIQTFLDAENENLIQDIDISEDLWLGADSETLKKLDILLNHELDREIKTAQDQLTYLQQLETEIDSLERQLAAAAAPEIYQQLVDAVSETKNQVLKVEIAIEKAERLKKDIEIAIAQLKKDLLAYGEEVMNRKNTDHIIASAAKVQRTLQLFREKLTLKKLNKLEIQVTECFRYLLHKSNLVHRVVIDANNYSLSLFDPEGKPVPKHRLSAGEKQLLAIAFLWGLARVSGRQLPVAIDTPLGRLDSSHRSNLVEKYFPSASHQVILLSTDTEIGKTEVENLEKQEAIARKYLLKYNVDERQTVVEEGYFW